The proteins below come from a single Pseudomonas chlororaphis genomic window:
- a CDS encoding hydrolase, which produces MSQNTLPTLASLYVEANESSLHAARHGPLLMQGFPAEPHHRVTWNNWMRPPFNQWGFRNLARLRPTIDVQAGCGPVSEFKQAPQPLDKLHFDSECGLSISVIDHLVASQTDAFLVLQGDTVLYERYFNGQRPEDRHVMFSVTKSLVGTLGEQLVCDGVLDPTLPAAFYVPELAGSAFGDATVRQLFDMAVGIDYSEVYEDPDSESSQYGYACGFQPAPAQYAQFESLYQFLPSLKKRGQHGGFFSYVTATTEALAWVMERASGKACHQLLQTVWRQLGCERDGYFMADPWGRSVAGAGFSATLRDMARFGRLLANDGRQGERQLLSAETVARIAAGADPAVYATSADFHAWTPGASYRSQWYVFNDHSQAIMAGGIHGQYLFVDKPSGVVIVKQSSLDDAIGPFDTDSVRMLRAIAAQLRD; this is translated from the coding sequence TCCCGCCGAACCCCACCACCGCGTCACCTGGAACAACTGGATGCGGCCCCCGTTCAACCAATGGGGGTTTCGCAACCTGGCACGCCTGCGTCCCACCATCGACGTGCAGGCGGGCTGCGGGCCGGTCAGTGAGTTCAAGCAGGCGCCACAGCCCTTGGACAAGCTGCACTTCGACAGCGAATGCGGCTTGAGCATCAGCGTGATCGACCACCTGGTCGCCAGCCAGACCGACGCCTTCCTGGTGCTGCAGGGCGACACGGTGCTATATGAGCGCTACTTCAACGGGCAGCGTCCCGAGGACCGGCACGTCATGTTTTCGGTGACCAAGTCGCTGGTCGGCACCTTGGGCGAGCAACTGGTGTGCGACGGTGTGCTGGACCCGACATTACCCGCTGCCTTCTACGTGCCGGAGCTGGCGGGCAGCGCGTTCGGCGATGCCACCGTGCGCCAGTTGTTCGACATGGCGGTGGGTATCGACTACAGCGAAGTCTACGAAGACCCGGATTCCGAGAGCTCCCAGTACGGCTATGCCTGCGGGTTCCAGCCGGCGCCGGCGCAATACGCGCAGTTCGAGTCGCTGTATCAGTTCCTGCCGTCCCTGAAAAAGCGCGGCCAGCACGGCGGCTTCTTCAGCTACGTGACGGCGACCACCGAAGCCTTGGCCTGGGTCATGGAGCGGGCCAGTGGCAAGGCCTGTCACCAGTTGCTGCAAACCGTATGGCGCCAGTTGGGCTGCGAGCGCGACGGCTACTTCATGGCCGATCCGTGGGGCCGCAGCGTGGCCGGCGCCGGTTTCAGCGCGACGTTGCGGGACATGGCGCGTTTCGGACGCCTGCTGGCCAACGACGGCCGCCAGGGCGAACGACAACTGCTCTCGGCCGAGACGGTGGCCCGCATCGCCGCCGGTGCCGACCCGGCGGTCTATGCCACGTCAGCCGACTTCCACGCCTGGACCCCCGGCGCGTCCTACCGCAGCCAGTGGTACGTCTTCAACGACCACAGCCAGGCGATCATGGCCGGTGGCATTCATGGCCAATACCTGTTTGTCGACAAACCTTCCGGCGTGGTGATCGTCAAGCAGTCTTCGCTGGATGACGCCATCGGCCCGTTCGACACCGACAGCGTACGCATGCTGCGAGCCATCGCCGCGCAACTGCGCGATTGA
- a CDS encoding spermidine/putrescine ABC transporter substrate-binding protein, producing the protein MYKSLRNTLLGGLISLLVSGAGMADERTVRIYNWIEYLPPEILKSFQEETGIRPIYDVFDSVETLESKLLTGNSGYDVVYPSSSNVSHLIAAGAVQPLDRSQLPNWQHLDPEFMKSLEAVGDTGNRYAVPYLWGTTLIGYNVDKVRKALGADVQMNSWDIIFKEQNLSRLASCGVGFLDAANEIIPIALHYEGLDPNSLKREDYPKAQAAMLKIRPYINYFSSSRYGMDLANGDVCVAVGWSGGVALAKQLADAAGKGVKVEMALPKEGAPVWSDVMMVPTNAPHTQEAYAFINYILRPDVIARVSNKIGYPNPNKDATALVNAEIRNNPAMYVPDEARKTLFALEPVPAAVERIRTRTWTTIKSNR; encoded by the coding sequence ATGTACAAGTCGTTGCGTAACACCTTGCTGGGCGGTTTGATTTCATTGTTGGTCAGCGGCGCGGGGATGGCCGACGAACGCACGGTGCGGATCTACAACTGGATCGAGTACCTGCCGCCGGAAATCCTCAAGAGCTTCCAGGAAGAAACCGGTATTCGCCCGATCTACGACGTATTCGACAGTGTCGAGACCCTGGAGTCCAAGCTGTTGACCGGCAACTCCGGGTATGACGTGGTCTACCCGAGCAGCTCCAACGTCAGCCACCTGATCGCCGCCGGTGCCGTCCAGCCACTGGACCGCAGCCAATTGCCCAACTGGCAGCACCTGGACCCGGAGTTCATGAAGTCCCTCGAAGCGGTGGGCGACACCGGTAACCGCTACGCCGTGCCGTACCTCTGGGGCACCACGTTGATCGGCTACAACGTCGACAAGGTGCGCAAGGCGCTGGGCGCCGATGTGCAGATGAACAGCTGGGACATCATCTTCAAGGAACAGAATCTATCCCGGCTGGCCAGCTGTGGCGTGGGCTTTCTCGATGCCGCCAACGAAATCATCCCGATCGCCTTGCACTACGAAGGCCTCGATCCCAATAGCCTGAAGCGCGAGGACTACCCGAAGGCCCAGGCCGCGATGCTGAAGATTCGCCCCTACATCAACTATTTCAGCTCATCGCGCTACGGCATGGACCTGGCCAACGGTGATGTGTGCGTCGCCGTGGGCTGGTCCGGCGGCGTGGCCCTGGCCAAGCAACTGGCCGATGCCGCGGGCAAGGGCGTCAAGGTCGAGATGGCCTTGCCGAAGGAGGGCGCGCCGGTGTGGTCGGACGTGATGATGGTGCCGACCAATGCCCCTCACACCCAAGAGGCCTACGCCTTCATCAACTACATCCTGCGCCCGGACGTGATTGCCCGGGTCAGCAACAAGATCGGCTACCCCAACCCCAACAAGGATGCCACCGCGCTGGTGAATGCCGAGATCCGCAACAACCCCGCCATGTACGTGCCGGACGAAGCCCGCAAGACGCTGTTTGCCCTGGAGCCGGTGCCGGCCGCCGTCGAGCGGATCCGCACGCGCACCTGGACCACCATCAAGAGCAATCGCTGA
- a CDS encoding TetR family transcriptional regulator, giving the protein MSGLRERQKAERRQAISKAAIELFERQGYQDTTIEQIASQAGVSAPTVFKYFGNKQEIILEILHEADQRALKDTRSQIPGIEDPVEAMCYLERLLTGYALEVMHPSLWRELLPLILFGGDNDLPEGYRAMNDALRAEISGLLRELQAAGKLRADLDVELAAFLLNDYSHLQLYRLVNQQQPDVEAHSSQVRRITELLFHGMRA; this is encoded by the coding sequence GTGAGCGGACTGCGTGAACGCCAGAAAGCCGAACGACGGCAAGCCATCAGCAAAGCGGCCATCGAACTGTTCGAGCGCCAGGGCTACCAGGACACCACCATCGAACAGATCGCCAGCCAGGCCGGCGTCTCGGCACCCACCGTGTTCAAGTACTTCGGCAACAAGCAGGAAATCATCCTGGAAATCCTCCACGAGGCCGACCAGCGCGCGCTCAAGGACACCCGCAGCCAGATCCCCGGGATTGAAGACCCGGTCGAGGCGATGTGTTACCTGGAGCGATTACTGACCGGGTACGCCCTGGAAGTCATGCACCCGAGCCTGTGGCGCGAACTGCTGCCGCTGATCCTGTTCGGGGGCGACAACGATTTGCCCGAAGGCTATCGCGCCATGAACGATGCGCTGCGAGCTGAAATCAGCGGCCTGCTCAGGGAGTTGCAAGCGGCCGGCAAGCTGCGCGCCGACCTCGACGTGGAACTGGCCGCCTTCCTGCTCAATGACTATTCACACCTACAACTGTATCGGCTGGTCAACCAGCAGCAGCCGGATGTCGAGGCTCACTCCAGCCAGGTCCGGCGGATCACCGAGCTGCTGTTCCATGGCATGCGGGCCTGA
- a CDS encoding GABA permease — protein MTSPSFKDSNGHLAQGFKPRHVTMLSIAGIIGAGLFVGSGHAIAAAGPAVLLAYLFSGLLVVLVMRMLGEMAVANPDTGSFSTYADQAIGRWAGFTIGWLYWWFWVLVIPIEALAAGHVLNQWFPAVDAWVFASASIVLLAVTNLFSVAKYGEFEFWFAMAKVVAIIGFISLGGAVLMGWIPEREASGLSRLMEEHGGFAPNGLSAVVGAFITIMFSFIGTEAVTIAAAESNDPAQNIAKATRSVIWRIGVFYLLSIFVVISVVPWNDPLLASVGSYQRALELMNIPHAKLMVDAVVLIAVASCMNSSIYIASRMLYSLGRRGDAPKALKVTSAAGVPRSAVIASTVLGAGVTLFSYFMPAGLFQFLLASSGAIALLVYLVIAISQLRMRRMLHRQNVELAFHMWLFPWLTWLVIVFISAALAVMMVTPEHRSEVSTTLGLALVISFIGLVTSRQHAQPERAASLG, from the coding sequence ATGACCAGCCCCAGCTTCAAGGATTCGAACGGCCATCTGGCGCAGGGCTTCAAGCCTCGTCACGTCACCATGCTGTCCATCGCCGGGATCATCGGCGCGGGCCTGTTCGTCGGCTCCGGACACGCTATCGCCGCCGCCGGCCCGGCCGTCTTGCTGGCTTACCTGTTTTCCGGGCTGTTGGTGGTCCTTGTCATGCGCATGCTGGGTGAAATGGCGGTGGCCAACCCGGACACCGGATCCTTTTCCACCTACGCCGACCAGGCCATCGGCCGTTGGGCGGGCTTCACCATCGGCTGGCTCTACTGGTGGTTCTGGGTGTTGGTGATACCGATCGAGGCGCTGGCCGCCGGGCATGTCCTGAACCAGTGGTTTCCGGCCGTGGACGCCTGGGTGTTTGCCTCGGCGTCCATTGTCCTGTTGGCCGTGACCAACCTGTTCAGCGTGGCCAAGTACGGGGAGTTCGAGTTCTGGTTCGCGATGGCCAAGGTGGTGGCGATCATCGGTTTCATTTCCCTGGGAGGTGCCGTGTTGATGGGCTGGATCCCCGAGCGGGAAGCCAGCGGCCTGAGCCGCTTGATGGAAGAACACGGCGGGTTCGCGCCCAACGGCCTGTCGGCGGTGGTCGGTGCTTTCATCACCATCATGTTCAGCTTCATCGGCACCGAGGCGGTGACCATCGCGGCGGCCGAGTCCAACGATCCGGCCCAGAACATCGCCAAGGCGACCCGGTCGGTGATCTGGCGAATCGGGGTGTTCTACCTGCTGTCGATCTTCGTGGTCATTTCCGTGGTGCCTTGGAACGATCCGCTGCTGGCGTCCGTGGGCTCCTACCAGCGTGCGCTGGAACTGATGAACATTCCCCACGCCAAGCTCATGGTTGATGCGGTGGTGCTGATTGCCGTGGCCAGTTGCATGAACTCCTCGATCTACATCGCCTCACGCATGCTGTATTCCCTGGGGCGCCGCGGTGATGCGCCGAAGGCGCTGAAAGTGACGTCCGCGGCCGGTGTCCCGCGCTCGGCGGTGATCGCCAGCACCGTGCTGGGGGCAGGGGTCACCTTGTTCAGCTACTTCATGCCGGCGGGGCTGTTCCAGTTCCTGCTCGCCAGCTCCGGCGCCATCGCATTGCTGGTGTACCTGGTAATTGCCATTTCCCAGCTGCGCATGCGCAGGATGCTGCATCGGCAGAACGTCGAGCTGGCTTTTCACATGTGGCTGTTCCCGTGGCTGACCTGGCTGGTGATCGTGTTCATCTCGGCGGCGCTGGCGGTGATGATGGTGACGCCCGAACACCGCAGTGAAGTGAGCACCACCCTGGGGCTGGCGCTGGTGATTTCGTTCATCGGGCTGGTGACTTCCCGGCAGCATGCGCAGCCCGAACGGGCCGCTTCCCTCGGATAG